Proteins encoded in a region of the Streptomyces sp. NBC_00258 genome:
- a CDS encoding PucR family transcriptional regulator: MEETSTMPDSAVPGPAPAVPPTPPVPLAALLAREDLGLRQIAGPRDSATVIHWAHTSEMADPYPYLLGGELLLTAGVHVPEAAGSGTYFDDYVSRIVEAGGAALGFGVAPVHDTVPRALVVACDDYGLPLVEVPPRTTFSGVARAVWQLMAQARHTELRRVTEAQQSLAAAAARPDPVPSVLRQLAQRVGGRAALYAPDGGEVASAGRVPGVGAGGSLDGGAGSGSGSSSGSEVSEALAGLVAVVRPATGNGSGAGGVSAGGGPTPSSASDTAAGVHLAAYALGTGQGFVLGVAAPRRDPGDHTIASVGAVLLSLLTGEHQSSTGAARSSALVRLLLGAAPEEVAPLLGGGERWVVVHARPDGPAPDAVTASALGAALGSALVDVDGDVVRVLVAAGRRELAVQPGWTCGASAPVGPHEWASADTQAARALSRARATRTRLVRHGEHPGLAGLVPPDEAAAHARTVLAPITANPALTETLRTWLSLHGSWDRTAVALSVHRNTVRQRIARCATLLSTDLDDPDVRMELWFALRQA; the protein is encoded by the coding sequence ATGGAGGAAACGTCCACCATGCCGGACTCTGCCGTTCCGGGCCCCGCCCCCGCTGTCCCACCCACACCTCCCGTCCCTCTCGCCGCGCTGCTGGCCCGGGAGGACCTCGGTCTGCGGCAGATCGCGGGGCCGCGGGATTCGGCCACGGTGATCCACTGGGCGCACACCTCGGAGATGGCGGACCCGTACCCGTATCTGCTCGGCGGCGAGCTGCTGCTCACGGCGGGGGTGCACGTGCCGGAGGCGGCGGGCTCGGGCACCTACTTCGACGACTACGTCTCCCGAATCGTCGAGGCGGGCGGCGCCGCCCTCGGCTTCGGTGTGGCCCCGGTGCACGACACGGTCCCGCGCGCCCTGGTCGTGGCCTGCGACGACTACGGGCTGCCGCTGGTGGAGGTCCCGCCCCGCACGACCTTCTCCGGCGTGGCCCGGGCGGTCTGGCAGCTCATGGCCCAGGCCCGCCACACCGAACTGCGCCGCGTCACGGAGGCCCAGCAGAGCCTGGCCGCCGCCGCGGCCCGCCCGGACCCCGTCCCGTCGGTCCTGCGGCAACTCGCCCAGCGGGTGGGAGGCCGGGCCGCGCTGTACGCCCCGGACGGCGGGGAGGTGGCTTCGGCGGGGCGGGTGCCGGGGGTGGGCGCGGGCGGGAGTTTGGACGGGGGTGCGGGTTCGGGCTCCGGCTCCAGCTCCGGCTCGGAGGTGAGCGAGGCGCTGGCGGGGCTGGTGGCGGTGGTGCGGCCGGCTACGGGGAACGGTTCCGGAGCCGGGGGCGTGAGCGCGGGCGGCGGCCCCACCCCCTCCTCCGCCAGTGACACCGCCGCAGGTGTCCACCTCGCCGCGTACGCCCTCGGCACCGGGCAGGGTTTCGTGCTGGGCGTGGCCGCCCCGCGCCGCGATCCCGGCGACCACACGATCGCGTCCGTGGGCGCGGTGCTCCTCTCCCTCCTCACCGGGGAGCACCAGAGCAGCACGGGTGCCGCCCGCTCCTCGGCCCTGGTGCGGCTGCTGCTCGGCGCCGCTCCGGAGGAGGTCGCGCCGCTGCTGGGCGGGGGTGAGCGCTGGGTGGTGGTGCACGCGCGGCCGGACGGTCCGGCGCCGGACGCCGTCACCGCGTCCGCGCTGGGGGCGGCGCTCGGTTCGGCGCTGGTGGACGTGGACGGTGACGTCGTACGGGTCCTCGTGGCCGCGGGCCGCCGTGAACTCGCCGTCCAGCCGGGCTGGACGTGCGGAGCGAGTGCCCCGGTCGGCCCGCACGAGTGGGCGTCCGCGGACACGCAGGCGGCGCGTGCCCTGTCCCGCGCGAGGGCGACCCGCACTCGCCTGGTCCGCCACGGCGAACACCCGGGCCTCGCCGGCCTGGTCCCGCCGGACGAGGCCGCCGCCCATGCCCGTACGGTGCTCGCCCCCATCACCGCGAACCCCGCTCTCACGGAGACCCTCCGCACCTGGCTCTCCCTGCACGGCAGTTGGGACCGTACGGCGGTCGCCCTCTCCGTCCACCGCAACACGGTCCGCCAGCGCATCGCCCGCTGCGCGACCCTGCTGTCCACGGACCTGGACGACCCGGACGTCCGCATGGAGCTGTGGTTCGCCCTGCGGCAGGCGTAA
- a CDS encoding carboxyl transferase domain-containing protein, with protein MHEAPELTTAADPAAEAWRANEEAHRTLVDELRRKLAAARLGGGERARARHTARGKLLPRDRVDTLLDPGSPFLELAPLAADGLYEGQAPAAGVIAGIGRVSGRECVVIANDATVKGGTYYPMTVKKHLRAQEVALENRLPCVYLVDSGGAFLPMQDEVFPDREHFGRIFYNQARMSGAGIPQIAAVLGSCTAGGAYVPAMSDEAVIVRNQGTIFLGGPPLVKAATGEVVTAEELGGGEVHSRVSGVTDHLAEDDAHALRIVRTIVSTLPDRGPLPWSVAQGIEPKVDPAGLYGAVPVDSRTPYDVREVIARMVDGSRFAEFKSEFGQTLVTGFARIHGHPVGIVANNGILFSESAQKGAHFIELCDQRGIPLVFLQNISGFMVGRQYEAGGIAKHGAKMVTAVACTRVPKLTVVVGGSYGAGNYSMCGRAYSPRFLWMWPNAKISVMGGEQAASVLATVKRDQLEGRGESWPAEDEEAFKDPIRTQYETQGNAYYATARLWDDGVIDPMETRQVLGLALTACANAPLGDPQFGVFRM; from the coding sequence ATGCACGAGGCACCGGAGCTGACGACCGCGGCAGACCCCGCGGCGGAGGCCTGGCGGGCCAACGAGGAGGCGCACCGCACGCTCGTCGACGAGCTGCGGCGCAAGCTGGCCGCGGCCCGTCTCGGCGGCGGTGAGCGGGCCCGCGCCCGGCACACCGCCCGCGGCAAGCTGCTGCCGCGCGACCGCGTGGACACACTCCTCGATCCCGGCTCACCCTTCCTGGAGCTGGCCCCGCTGGCGGCCGACGGACTGTACGAGGGGCAGGCCCCGGCCGCGGGCGTCATCGCCGGGATCGGCCGGGTGAGCGGCCGCGAGTGCGTGGTGATCGCCAACGACGCCACGGTCAAGGGCGGCACGTACTACCCGATGACGGTGAAGAAGCACCTGCGCGCCCAGGAGGTGGCCCTGGAGAACCGCCTCCCCTGTGTGTACCTGGTGGACTCGGGCGGCGCCTTCCTCCCCATGCAGGACGAGGTCTTCCCCGACCGCGAGCACTTCGGGCGGATCTTCTACAACCAGGCCCGGATGTCGGGGGCCGGGATCCCGCAGATCGCGGCCGTCCTCGGCTCGTGCACGGCCGGCGGGGCGTACGTCCCGGCGATGAGCGACGAGGCCGTGATCGTGCGGAACCAGGGCACGATCTTCCTCGGCGGCCCGCCCCTGGTGAAGGCCGCGACGGGCGAGGTCGTCACGGCGGAGGAGCTGGGCGGCGGCGAGGTCCACTCCCGGGTCTCCGGCGTCACGGACCACCTCGCGGAGGACGACGCGCACGCGCTGCGGATCGTACGGACCATCGTCTCCACCCTCCCCGACCGCGGCCCCCTCCCCTGGTCCGTCGCACAGGGCATCGAGCCGAAGGTGGACCCGGCCGGGCTGTACGGCGCGGTGCCGGTGGACTCGCGCACCCCCTATGACGTGCGCGAGGTCATCGCGCGCATGGTCGACGGCTCGCGGTTCGCGGAGTTCAAGTCGGAGTTCGGGCAGACCCTCGTCACCGGCTTCGCCCGGATCCACGGCCACCCGGTCGGCATCGTCGCGAACAACGGCATCCTGTTCTCCGAGTCCGCCCAGAAGGGCGCCCACTTCATCGAGCTGTGCGACCAGCGCGGCATCCCGCTGGTGTTCCTGCAGAACATCTCGGGCTTCATGGTGGGCCGCCAGTACGAGGCCGGGGGCATCGCCAAGCACGGCGCCAAGATGGTGACCGCGGTGGCCTGCACCCGCGTCCCGAAGCTGACGGTGGTGGTCGGCGGGTCGTACGGCGCGGGCAACTACTCGATGTGCGGCCGGGCGTACTCCCCGCGCTTCCTGTGGATGTGGCCGAACGCCAAGATCTCGGTCATGGGCGGCGAACAGGCCGCGTCCGTCCTCGCGACCGTCAAGCGCGACCAGTTGGAGGGGCGCGGCGAGTCCTGGCCGGCGGAGGACGAAGAGGCCTTCAAGGACCCGATCCGCACGCAGTACGAGACCCAGGGCAACGCCTACTACGCCACGGCCCGGCTCTGGGACGACGGTGTGATCGACCCGATGGAGACCCGGCAGGTGCTGGGACTTGCCCTGACGGCTTGCGCGAACGCCCCGCTGGGTGACCCCCAGTTCGGCGTCTTCCGGATGTGA
- a CDS encoding acetyl/propionyl/methylcrotonyl-CoA carboxylase subunit alpha, protein MFDTVLVANRGEIAVRVIRTLRSLGVRSVAVFSDADADARHVREADTAVRIGPAPAAESYLSAERLLEAAARTGAQAVHPGYGFLAENADFARACADAGLVFIGPPADAISLMGDKIRAKETVKAAGVPVVPGSSGSGLSDAELAEAAREIGMPVLLKPSAGGGGKGMRLVRDASVLADEIAAARREARASFGDDTLLVERWVDRPRHIEIQVLADGHGNVVHLGERECSLQRRHQKIIEEAPSVLLDEKTRAAMGEAAVQAARSCGYSGAGTVEFIVPGVDPSSYYFMEMNTRLQVEHPVTEMITGIDLVEWQLRVAAGERLAFAQDDVTLTGHAVEARICAEDPARGFLPSGGTVLRLHEPQGDGVRTDSGLSEGTEVGSLYDPMLSKVIAYGPDRATALRRLRGALAGTVTLGVQTNAGFLRRLLGHPAVVAGELDTGLVEREVEGLVSTGVPPEVYVVGGLLRQAALFPNPAPSRSWGLRPQTPLRPERPRPQTPDGLSGTESGWVDPFSVPSGWRLGGEHAWTVHHLRVPGHDPVAVRVRGTAEGAEFRLDGVDGAAEPVDEPGGAAAISWGSGGLPPVSGRGGAGEENRLSQPPTITLHLDGITHTFHHADTWLGRDGDAWNLLDHDPVAASLTGAAHAGADSLTAPMPGTVTVVKVAVGDEVTAGQSLLVVEAMKMEHVISAPHAGTVTELDVTPGTTVAMDQILAVVAPGEEAQEEEKA, encoded by the coding sequence ATGTTCGACACGGTACTTGTGGCCAACCGGGGCGAGATCGCCGTACGGGTCATCCGTACGCTCCGGTCGCTGGGCGTCCGCTCGGTGGCCGTCTTCTCGGACGCGGACGCCGACGCCCGGCACGTGCGCGAGGCGGACACGGCGGTCCGGATCGGTCCGGCGCCCGCCGCCGAGAGCTATCTGTCGGCGGAACGGCTGCTGGAGGCGGCTGCCCGGACGGGCGCGCAGGCGGTGCACCCGGGCTACGGCTTCCTCGCGGAGAACGCCGACTTCGCGCGGGCGTGCGCCGACGCGGGACTCGTCTTCATCGGGCCTCCCGCCGACGCCATCTCGCTCATGGGCGACAAGATCCGCGCCAAGGAGACGGTGAAGGCGGCGGGGGTTCCGGTGGTGCCGGGATCCTCGGGCAGCGGACTGTCCGATGCCGAACTGGCCGAGGCCGCCCGGGAGATCGGGATGCCCGTGCTGCTGAAGCCCTCGGCGGGCGGTGGCGGCAAGGGGATGCGGCTCGTGCGGGACGCCTCCGTGCTGGCGGACGAGATCGCCGCCGCGCGCCGGGAGGCGCGGGCCTCCTTCGGTGACGACACGCTCCTCGTCGAGCGATGGGTCGACCGGCCGCGGCACATCGAGATCCAGGTCCTGGCGGACGGCCACGGGAACGTCGTGCATCTCGGCGAGCGCGAGTGCTCCCTCCAGCGCCGGCACCAGAAGATCATCGAGGAGGCGCCGAGCGTGCTCCTGGACGAGAAGACCCGCGCCGCGATGGGCGAGGCGGCCGTCCAGGCGGCCCGCTCGTGCGGGTACTCGGGGGCGGGCACGGTCGAGTTCATCGTGCCGGGCGTCGACCCGTCCTCGTACTACTTCATGGAGATGAACACGCGTCTCCAGGTCGAGCATCCGGTGACCGAGATGATCACGGGGATCGATCTCGTGGAATGGCAGTTGCGGGTGGCGGCGGGCGAGCGGCTCGCGTTCGCCCAGGACGACGTCACCCTCACCGGGCATGCCGTCGAGGCCCGGATCTGTGCGGAGGATCCGGCGCGGGGGTTCCTGCCGTCCGGCGGTACGGTCCTGCGGTTGCACGAGCCCCAGGGTGACGGCGTCCGCACGGACTCGGGGCTGTCCGAGGGCACGGAGGTCGGGTCGTTGTACGACCCGATGCTGTCCAAGGTGATCGCGTACGGGCCGGACCGGGCGACCGCGCTGCGGCGGCTTCGCGGGGCGTTGGCGGGGACGGTGACGCTGGGGGTGCAGACGAACGCGGGGTTCCTCCGGAGGTTGCTCGGTCATCCTGCGGTTGTTGCTGGTGAGTTGGACACGGGGTTGGTTGAGCGGGAGGTCGAGGGGCTGGTCTCGACCGGGGTTCCGCCGGAGGTGTACGTGGTGGGTGGGTTGCTGCGACAGGCGGCGCTCTTCCCCAACCCCGCCCCTTCCCGAAGCTGGGGGCTGCGCCCCCAGACCCCCCTTCGGCCTGAACGGCCTCGTCCTCAAACGCCGGACGGGCTGAGTGGTACCGAGTCGGGCTGGGTCGATCCGTTCTCCGTGCCCAGTGGGTGGCGGCTCGGCGGGGAGCACGCCTGGACCGTGCACCATCTCCGCGTACCCGGCCACGACCCCGTGGCCGTCCGCGTGCGGGGCACGGCGGAGGGCGCGGAGTTCCGGCTCGACGGCGTTGACGGCGCAGCCGAACCCGTCGACGAGCCTGGTGGCGCAGCCGCCATCTCTTGGGGATCCGGGGGCTTGCCCCCGGTTTCGGGAAGGGGTGGGGCTGGGGAAGAGAACCGCCTGTCTCAGCCCCCCACCATCACCCTCCACCTCGACGGCATCACCCACACCTTCCACCACGCCGACACCTGGCTGGGCCGCGACGGTGACGCGTGGAACCTCCTGGACCACGACCCCGTCGCCGCATCCCTCACCGGCGCGGCACACGCGGGCGCGGACTCCCTCACCGCCCCCATGCCCGGCACGGTGACCGTCGTGAAGGTCGCCGTCGGGGACGAAGTGACGGCCGGGCAGAGCCTGCTGGTGGTGGAGGCGATGAAGATGGAGCACGTCATCTCCGCCCCGCACGCCGGCACCGTCACCGAGCTGGACGTCACCCCGGGCACGACGGTCGCCATGGACCAGATCCTGGCCGTGGTCGCGCCGGGAGAGGAAGCGCAGGAGGAGGAGAAGGCATGA
- a CDS encoding acyl-CoA dehydrogenase family protein, giving the protein MRRTVFNEDHEAFRETLRAFIEAEVVPVYDEWFAAGQAPRDFYYKLAELGVFGIRVDEEFGGAGIDSYKFEAVMYEETARAGVSFGGSGVHVLLGLPYIKALATDEQKKRFLPKFVSGEEMWALAMTEPGTGSDLAGMKTTAKLSEDGSHYVLNGSKTFITGGVHADRVIVCARTDAPSAEDRRHGISLFAVDTKAEGYSIGRKLDKLGLKTSDTAELAFVDVKVPVEDLLGEENKGFYYLGGNLPSERWGIAFGAYAQAAAAVRFAKEYVLERTVFGKPVSHFQNTKFELAACQAEVDAAQAVADRSLEALDAGELSPAEAASAKLFCTEVAHRVIDRCLQLHGGYGFMNEYPIARLYADNRVNRIYGGTSEIMKSIIAKDMGL; this is encoded by the coding sequence GTGCGCCGTACGGTGTTCAACGAGGACCACGAGGCGTTCCGGGAGACCCTCCGGGCCTTCATCGAGGCCGAGGTCGTTCCCGTCTACGACGAGTGGTTCGCAGCCGGCCAGGCGCCGCGCGACTTCTACTACAAGCTCGCCGAGCTGGGTGTCTTCGGTATCCGCGTGGACGAGGAGTTCGGCGGCGCCGGCATCGACTCGTACAAGTTCGAGGCCGTGATGTACGAGGAGACCGCCCGCGCGGGTGTCTCCTTCGGCGGCTCCGGTGTGCACGTGCTCCTTGGCCTGCCCTACATCAAGGCGCTCGCCACCGACGAGCAGAAGAAGCGCTTCCTGCCGAAGTTCGTCTCCGGCGAGGAGATGTGGGCGCTGGCGATGACCGAGCCGGGCACCGGCTCCGACCTCGCGGGCATGAAGACCACCGCGAAGCTCTCCGAGGACGGCTCGCACTACGTCCTCAACGGCTCCAAGACCTTCATCACCGGTGGCGTGCACGCCGACCGCGTCATCGTCTGCGCCCGCACCGACGCGCCCAGCGCCGAGGACCGCCGCCACGGCATCTCCCTGTTCGCCGTGGACACGAAGGCCGAGGGCTACTCCATCGGCCGCAAGCTCGACAAGCTCGGCCTGAAGACCTCCGACACCGCCGAGCTGGCGTTCGTCGACGTGAAGGTGCCCGTCGAGGACCTCCTCGGCGAGGAGAACAAGGGCTTCTACTACCTCGGTGGCAACCTGCCCTCCGAGCGCTGGGGCATCGCCTTCGGCGCGTACGCGCAGGCCGCGGCGGCCGTCCGGTTCGCCAAGGAGTACGTGCTTGAGCGCACTGTCTTCGGCAAGCCGGTCTCGCACTTCCAGAACACCAAGTTCGAACTGGCCGCCTGCCAGGCCGAGGTGGACGCCGCGCAGGCGGTCGCCGACCGCTCCCTGGAGGCCCTCGACGCGGGCGAACTGTCGCCGGCCGAGGCCGCGTCGGCGAAGCTCTTCTGCACCGAGGTCGCGCACCGCGTCATCGACCGCTGCCTCCAGCTGCACGGCGGCTACGGCTTCATGAACGAGTACCCGATCGCCCGGCTGTACGCGGACAACCGCGTCAACCGCATCTACGGCGGGACCAGCGAGATCATGAAGTCGATCATCGCCAAGGACATGGGTCTGTAA
- a CDS encoding hydroxymethylglutaryl-CoA lyase: MTTPELGLPMPVPAEGLPAHVRIHEVGARDGLQNEKSTVPTETKAEFVRRLADAGLGTIEATSFVHPRWVPQLADAEQLFPLVRDLGDLSGTALPVLVPNERGLDRALALGATRIAVFASATESFAKANLNRSVDEALAMFEPVVRRAKDQDAHVRGYLSMCFGDPWEGPVPVPQVVRVCRALLDMGCDELSLGDTIGVATPGHVSRLLTALNEEGVPTASLGVHFHDTYGQALSNTLAALQHGVTTVDASAGGLGGCPYAKSATGNLATEDLVWMLTGLGIDTGVDLDRLTATSVWMADQLGRPSPSRTVRALSHQE; this comes from the coding sequence ATGACCACCCCCGAGCTCGGGCTGCCCATGCCCGTACCGGCCGAGGGGCTCCCGGCCCACGTCCGCATCCACGAGGTCGGCGCCCGCGACGGACTGCAGAACGAGAAGTCGACCGTCCCGACGGAGACCAAGGCGGAGTTCGTACGGCGGCTGGCCGACGCGGGCCTCGGCACCATCGAGGCGACGAGCTTCGTCCACCCCAGGTGGGTGCCCCAACTGGCCGATGCGGAGCAGCTGTTCCCCCTGGTGCGCGACCTCGGCGACCTCTCGGGCACGGCCCTCCCCGTCCTCGTACCGAACGAACGGGGCCTGGACCGGGCCCTGGCTCTCGGCGCGACCCGTATCGCGGTCTTCGCCAGTGCCACGGAGTCCTTCGCCAAGGCCAATCTCAACCGGAGCGTGGACGAGGCGCTGGCGATGTTCGAGCCGGTGGTCCGGCGGGCCAAGGACCAGGACGCCCATGTGCGCGGCTACTTGTCGATGTGCTTCGGCGATCCGTGGGAGGGACCGGTGCCCGTCCCCCAGGTCGTACGGGTCTGCCGTGCGCTCCTCGACATGGGCTGCGACGAGCTGAGCCTGGGCGACACGATCGGCGTGGCGACACCCGGGCATGTGAGCCGACTCCTCACCGCGCTCAACGAAGAGGGCGTGCCCACGGCCTCCCTCGGCGTGCACTTCCACGACACGTACGGCCAGGCGCTCTCCAACACCCTGGCCGCGCTCCAGCACGGCGTCACGACGGTGGACGCGTCCGCGGGCGGCCTCGGCGGCTGTCCGTACGCGAAGAGCGCCACCGGCAACCTCGCCACCGAAGACCTCGTGTGGATGCTGACGGGCCTCGGCATCGACACCGGGGTCGACCTCGACCGTCTCACCGCCACCAGCGTGTGGATGGCCGACCAACTGGGCCGACCCAGCCCGTCCCGCACCGTCCGCGCCCTCTCCCACCAGGAGTGA
- a CDS encoding SACE_7040 family transcriptional regulator, which translates to MATRTDAPTRREQILKEAARLFAERGFHGVGVDEIGAAVGISGPGLYRHFPGKDAMLAELLVGISGQLLTGGKRRLSESDGNPEALLDSLIEGHIDFALDDRPLITLHDRELDRLRDSDRKLVRQLQRQYVELWVEVVREVYPELAEPAARSAVHSVFGLLNSTPHLGRPGSLPGRAGTAELLHRMARGAFAAAASA; encoded by the coding sequence ATGGCCACGAGAACCGACGCCCCCACCCGCCGCGAGCAGATCCTCAAGGAGGCCGCGCGGCTCTTCGCCGAGCGCGGTTTCCACGGTGTCGGGGTCGACGAGATAGGGGCGGCGGTCGGCATCAGCGGCCCCGGCCTGTACCGGCACTTCCCGGGCAAGGACGCGATGCTCGCCGAGCTGCTGGTGGGGATCAGCGGACAGCTGCTGACCGGCGGCAAGCGCCGTCTGTCGGAGTCCGACGGGAATCCCGAGGCGCTCCTCGACTCGCTCATCGAGGGGCACATCGACTTCGCGCTCGACGACCGCCCCTTGATCACCCTGCACGACCGCGAGCTGGACCGCCTCCGGGACAGCGACCGCAAGCTGGTGCGGCAGCTGCAGCGGCAGTACGTCGAGCTGTGGGTGGAGGTGGTCCGGGAGGTCTACCCGGAGCTGGCGGAACCGGCGGCCCGCTCGGCGGTGCACTCGGTGTTCGGACTGCTGAACTCCACCCCCCACCTGGGCCGCCCCGGCTCCCTCCCGGGCCGCGCGGGCACGGCGGAACTGCTGCACCGAATGGCCAGGGGTGCCTTCGCGGCCGCCGCGTCGGCGTGA
- the tesB gene encoding acyl-CoA thioesterase II: MSKALEALLDLLDLEQIEQDIFRGQSRFAVVPRVFGGQVAAQALVAAGRTVPDDRFAHSLHAYFLRAGDPGAPIVYTVDRIRDGRSFTTRRVVAVQHGQPIFHLSASFQTYEEGMEHQADMPAAPDPETLPTAAELLPRYADLYREQGVVDRLLEAREAVDLRYVDAPPFASVGEAREPRSQVWFRANGKLADDPLLHVCLATYVSDMTLLDSVLLAHGRGGWVTGDVVGASLDHAMWFHRPFRADEWLLYDQESPSASGGRGLGQARIYTQDGRLAVTVIQEGVVRIPR, from the coding sequence ATGAGTAAGGCACTTGAAGCCCTGCTCGATCTGCTCGACCTGGAGCAGATCGAGCAGGACATTTTCCGCGGCCAGTCCCGGTTCGCCGTCGTCCCCCGCGTCTTCGGCGGGCAGGTCGCCGCGCAGGCACTGGTCGCCGCGGGCCGCACGGTCCCCGACGACCGGTTCGCCCACTCCCTGCACGCGTACTTCCTGCGCGCCGGGGACCCGGGCGCGCCGATCGTCTACACCGTCGACCGGATCCGCGACGGCCGGTCCTTCACGACCCGCCGGGTGGTCGCCGTCCAGCACGGGCAGCCGATCTTCCATCTCTCCGCGTCCTTCCAGACGTACGAGGAGGGCATGGAGCACCAGGCCGACATGCCGGCCGCGCCCGATCCGGAGACCCTGCCGACGGCGGCCGAGCTGCTGCCGCGGTACGCGGACCTGTACCGCGAACAGGGTGTCGTGGACCGGCTGTTGGAGGCACGCGAGGCCGTCGACCTCCGCTATGTCGACGCGCCGCCGTTCGCAAGCGTCGGGGAGGCCCGCGAGCCGCGCTCCCAGGTGTGGTTCCGCGCCAACGGCAAGCTCGCGGACGACCCACTGCTGCATGTCTGCCTCGCCACGTACGTCTCCGACATGACGCTCCTCGACTCCGTGCTGCTCGCCCACGGGCGCGGCGGCTGGGTCACGGGAGACGTCGTCGGGGCCTCCCTGGACCACGCGATGTGGTTCCACCGGCCGTTCCGCGCCGACGAATGGCTGCTGTACGACCAGGAGTCGCCGTCCGCCTCCGGCGGGCGGGGCCTCGGTCAGGCCCGCATCTACACGCAGGACGGGCGGCTGGCGGTCACGGTGATCCAGGAGGGCGTTGTACGGATTCCGCGGTGA
- a CDS encoding phosphatase, whose translation MPIPGTPSRADLVDHLVRTRIAGDVATPRENNLSHYRKLANGDRNYWLGLELGDRWTDEQDVLAVMAERCGVNDDPEYRYGQDTIDPDLTVDALERMAGRLRKAAAGKQRVLFATGHPGGLLDVHRATAAALRSAGCEIVVIPDGLTTDEGYVFQFADVAVLEHGATLWHTHSGEPMRAILKALEGEGRPLPDLVVADHGWAGCAGQLGVDSMGYADCNDPALFLAESEGTVQVTIPMDDHVTSPRYYDPMTAYLLDAAGLTNTDSDTDTDTSTG comes from the coding sequence ATGCCGATACCCGGGACCCCCAGCCGCGCCGACCTTGTCGACCACCTCGTACGGACGCGTATCGCGGGCGACGTAGCCACCCCCCGCGAGAACAACCTCTCCCACTACCGCAAGCTGGCGAACGGCGACCGCAACTACTGGCTCGGCCTGGAGCTCGGCGACCGCTGGACCGACGAGCAGGACGTCCTGGCGGTCATGGCCGAGCGGTGTGGCGTGAACGACGACCCGGAGTACCGCTACGGCCAGGACACCATCGACCCGGACCTGACGGTCGACGCCCTGGAGCGGATGGCGGGCCGGCTGCGCAAGGCGGCCGCGGGCAAGCAGCGGGTGCTGTTCGCGACGGGCCACCCGGGCGGCCTCCTCGACGTGCACCGCGCCACCGCCGCCGCCCTGCGCTCCGCCGGCTGCGAGATCGTCGTGATCCCGGACGGCCTGACCACGGACGAGGGATACGTCTTCCAGTTCGCGGACGTCGCGGTCCTGGAGCACGGCGCGACGCTGTGGCACACGCACTCGGGCGAGCCGATGCGCGCGATCCTGAAGGCCCTGGAGGGCGAGGGCCGCCCGCTGCCCGACCTGGTCGTCGCCGACCACGGCTGGGCGGGCTGCGCGGGCCAGCTGGGCGTCGACTCCATGGGCTACGCGGACTGCAACGACCCGGCCCTGTTCCTCGCGGAGTCCGAGGGCACGGTCCAGGTGACCATCCCCATGGACGACCACGTCACGAGCCCCCGGTACTACGACCCGATGACGGCATACCTGCTGGACGCGGCGGGCCTCACGAACACCGATTCGGACACCGACACCGACACCAGCACCGGCTGA